The Pueribacillus theae genome has a segment encoding these proteins:
- a CDS encoding putative holin-like toxin, translating to MTVFESLTVMIAFACLVVAILSFDRKN from the coding sequence ATGACAGTGTTTGAATCACTCACCGTTATGATCGCGTTTGCGTGTCTGGTAGTGGCAATCCTGTCATTTGATAGAAAAAACTAA